A region from the Deltaproteobacteria bacterium genome encodes:
- a CDS encoding MFS transporter — MLNILRKTFISLKHRNFRLFWIGQAVSLIGTWMQNMGQAWLILKLTNSPFLLGVIGAAQYMPILFLSIFAGSIVDRFPKRRLIILTQTVMAILAFVIWILTATGIVNYWHVLVLASLLGLATSLDVPARQAFMINLVGRDELMNAIALNSTTFNLARLIGPAIAGLLIAKVGIATTFLLNGISFLPVIIGLLMIDIDGLPGKSITKNVIEGVKEGLNYIKTNAVVLNVIVLMAIVSLFAINFNVVVPIYSKFIFHNNPEIFGFFMSSLGVGSLIGAIIVAFRSSHNPNPLFLIIGAIILSAFQMVIAFVTGMYPAIIVLLLIGFGTIIFTALSNTTIQLNTPDELKGRAMSVYSLVFMGVTPIGNLFIGGIADTLGVRVSIFIGGLLGLAPSIYYLIRFLKPKKVNGMLI; from the coding sequence ATGCTAAATATCTTGAGAAAAACATTTATTTCTTTAAAACATAGAAATTTCAGATTATTCTGGATCGGTCAGGCAGTATCACTTATAGGAACATGGATGCAGAATATGGGACAGGCATGGCTTATATTAAAACTTACAAATTCGCCTTTTCTCCTTGGTGTAATAGGTGCAGCACAATACATGCCTATACTGTTTTTATCCATATTTGCTGGCAGCATAGTTGATAGATTCCCGAAACGGCGCCTTATAATTCTAACACAAACTGTGATGGCAATACTTGCATTTGTTATCTGGATTCTAACAGCTACAGGTATTGTAAATTACTGGCATGTTCTGGTATTAGCGTCGCTGCTTGGTTTAGCAACAAGCCTTGATGTGCCGGCCAGACAGGCATTTATGATCAACCTTGTAGGCAGAGATGAGCTTATGAACGCTATTGCACTGAATTCCACAACCTTTAATTTAGCCCGGCTTATAGGGCCTGCTATAGCTGGTTTGCTCATAGCAAAGGTAGGTATTGCAACAACATTTTTGCTTAACGGTATAAGCTTTTTACCGGTTATAATAGGATTGCTTATGATAGATATAGACGGCTTGCCCGGTAAGTCTATCACAAAAAATGTAATCGAGGGTGTTAAAGAAGGGCTTAATTATATAAAAACCAACGCAGTAGTTTTAAATGTCATAGTTCTAATGGCGATTGTATCATTATTTGCAATCAACTTTAATGTGGTTGTTCCCATATACTCAAAATTCATTTTTCATAACAATCCTGAGATTTTTGGTTTTTTCATGTCATCACTTGGTGTAGGTTCTCTGATAGGAGCTATAATAGTAGCTTTTAGAAGCAGCCATAATCCTAATCCACTTTTTCTTATAATCGGTGCAATTATTTTATCTGCATTCCAGATGGTGATAGCATTTGTAACTGGCATGTATCCTGCCATAATAGTTCTGCTCTTAATAGGATTCGGAACAATTATTTTTACCGCACTTTCAAACACAACAATACAACTCAACACGCCTGACGAACTAAAGGGCAGGGCGATGAGCGTATACTCTCTTGTATTTATGGGCGTTACACCTATCGGTAATCTATTCATTGGCGGTATCGCGGATACTTTAGGAGTACGGGTCTCTATCTTTATTGGTGGGTTATTGGGCTTGGCACCTTCTATCTATTATTTAATAAGATTCCTTAAACCCAAAAAGGTGAACGGTATGTTAATATGA
- a CDS encoding DUF134 domain-containing protein — protein MPRPMCCRRVGFLPNSRYFKPVDIPIRVLQEIILSIDELEAVRLADYEGLYQEQAAKKMHVSRPTFGRIIESAHRKIADALIKGKALKIEGGNIEMHEFKGPHDGMGAGRFCICPKCSERIRHKAGTPCKEERCPKCGAMMMREGSPCHGKLLKKEETDKSINV, from the coding sequence ATGCCAAGACCAATGTGTTGTAGAAGGGTAGGGTTTTTGCCAAACAGCCGGTATTTTAAACCGGTGGATATACCGATACGTGTGCTGCAAGAGATCATTCTTAGCATAGATGAGCTCGAAGCAGTACGGCTCGCCGATTACGAAGGTCTTTATCAGGAACAGGCAGCAAAAAAAATGCACGTATCCAGGCCTACCTTTGGCAGGATCATAGAGTCAGCACATAGGAAAATAGCAGACGCATTAATAAAAGGTAAGGCATTAAAAATCGAGGGAGGTAATATTGAAATGCATGAATTTAAAGGTCCTCATGATGGCATGGGTGCCGGTAGATTTTGTATTTGCCCCAAATGCAGCGAAAGGATACGGCACAAGGCTGGTACACCATGCAAAGAAGAAAGATGTCCAAAATGCGGTGCAATGATGATGAGGGAAGGTTCCCCATGTCACGGAAAGTTATTGAAGAAAGAAGAGACGGATAAAAGCATAAATGTATAG